Genomic window (Paraglaciecola psychrophila 170):
TGTTGTTATTGATGACTTTTTAGATGCTGTTGATGCCCTCAGAGCGAAAGCTCTGTCGGCAGTTTATCCTATGCCTGAGGAGCAAACTTATTTTCCAGGTAGAAATGCTCAAGAAGCGGTTTTTGTTGACGGGCTCGACCCATTAATTAGCGAAATAGTAGGTGAAAAATTAGTTGCCGCAACAGGTAATAGTCATGGTAAGTTTCGTATGGCACTTGCAGGTGAGCAAGGTAAAGGTGGGGTCCACATTGACCAATGTTACTGGTCGGGGATCCTGTATCTGTCTAAAGATGAAGACTGCGTCGGAGGCACTGACTTTTACCGTAATAAAGAAACTAAAAGTGATACCGCTCCTCTTAATAAAGAGCAATTAAAAAATATGGGGTTTAACAATCATCAAGAATTCTGGGATGATTTAAAGGCTAATGGACAAGACGTTGAACAATGGCAATTAACCTCTCATATTCCTATGAAATATAATCGATTAGTGTTGTTTCGTCCTTGGCTTTTTCACAATGCTGGACCTGGATTTGGAGATTCCGTTGAAAACGGTAGGATTATTTACCCGTTATTTTATAACAACCAGTAGAACTGGTTGATTATCCGCCTAGCACCCGACGTTTTTGCAGCTTGTTGCTCAAGTTGCGCAAGCCCTTAAGCCTTTGAACCCTCAACTCTGACATGCACTATTTGCAATATCGAATCATTTTTAAGATTGCTGTCAAGTGCCTTAGCGCATTGCCAACTGCCATCGAGCAGTACTGCTAACACTTGCTCATTCTGAATCACTAGCAGAACAGAATCACGTAACCATGGTGCCACTTTCCATTGTTTAAACCATTGTTTAATGGGTTTTGAGTGACTGCTAACCGCAGGCTTAAACCTCGCAGAGTATCCACCGAAACGAAACGAAATAGGTCCCAAGTTTGGATTAACTGTTAGCTGTGACATATCGTCATCTTGAGGGCTATCAGCTTGTGAGCTTGCAGCTTGGATAAAGGTTAAGTCCCCCATATTATTGGGTAGCGAAACAGTGTTTTCACCCTGCCAAATTTTATTTAAAGTGGCTTTTTGTAGACTGGCTCTTATTACAAATAACTGTTGATCAAAGCGTCTAAACTGCCAGCCATTCCATTGCAAAATAGGTGTAGCGTCTTCTGCGGCATCAAGCACCTCTGGCCTAAGTTGATTTAATACTGTTAAAGATGGGCTTTGAATACCTAACTCAGACAACCAATAACGTACCAGCTGATGTAACCACGACGAGCTTAACGGCTTAAGCTCGGTGAGATATAAACTATTAGCAGAAGCTTGTATAGATTTGAGCTTGTTATAACAAATTTCATCCAACAAACCTTGTTGCTGGGCACATAACGCTGCACTTCGAGCCACAGAACGTGAAATTTCAGGCCAACGATGTTGTAAGATAGGTAGCACATCATGTCGTAAGAAATTGCGCTCAAAATCAGTGTTTTGATTCGACTCGTCTTCGCACCATTTCAAATTATGTTGCTGTGCATAGTCCAAAATAGCCTGTTGGGTGGTATCTAGTAGTGGTCGATAAAACCCAACCCGTTTGTCTGGTTGTAATCGGTAATTTACAACCCACTCACGGTTCATCGCTGACAGACCTTTAGGCCCTGCACCACGCTTTAACTGTAATAAAAATGTTTCAAGTTGGTCGTCTTGATGTTGTGCAAGTATCACTTGACTGTTAACTGGCGCTAATTCAACTAATTTGCTGTAGCGCGCTTCTCTTGCTTGTGCTTCAAGGCTTTGTCTTCGTAGTGCTACAACGGATACATTCGCAGTTTGAAACGCTATGTCTAACTGCGAACACACTTGCTGACAATGTGCTTGCCACTGGTCTGCATGTTGGCTTAAACCGTGATGGATATGAATAGCACTGAGTTGAAAATCAAGTTTAGCGTGCTCTCTTGCAAGCTGAAGCGCATGTAACAAAACATGGGAATCCACACCTCCACTGTAAGCAACAACGATATGAGTCGCCGACAAAAGCGGCTCACAGCGAAGTTGTTCTCTTAGAGTGTTTAAAACTGACATTATTATTCGCAACCTCTAATAACAAAAAACCATCTTTTCAGATGGCTTCTTATACTGTATTTATGTATTAATTTATAAAAAATACTGATTATTTAACAATAACCAAAAGACATTAGTCGTTCATAACGTTGAGATAATAACTCTTCGGTCGACAAACTACCAAGCTGAGCGAGTTGCTGTTTAAGGGTAGCCTTTAGATTGGCGGCCATACTGTCATAATCTCTATGAGCGCCACCTAATGGTTCACTCACAATCTGATTAATCAATCCTAACTCTTTAATTTGGCCCGCACTAACCCCCATAGCTTCAGCAGCTTGTGGTGCTTTTTCAGCACTTTTCCACAAAATAGAGGCACAACCTTCTGGTGAAATAACCGAGTAGGTGCTGTATTGCAACATGTTTACACGGTCGCCGACACCGATGGCCAATGCGCCACCAGAACCACCTTCGCCAATCACAGTACAGATAATAGGCACTTTTAAGCCTGACATGACTTTTAAGTTACGGGCGATAGCTTCACTTTGACCACGCTCTTCTGCGCCAACACCTGGATAAGCACCGGGAGTATCAATAAAAGTAAGAATAGGTAAATTGAAACGTTCAGCCATTTCCATCAAACGTAACGCTTTGCGATAACCTTCTGGTTTAGGCATGCCAAAGTTACGCTTAATTTTTTCTTTGGTATCGCGGCCTTTTTGATGACCAATAATCAACACTGGCTGCCCATCAATTTTAGCTAAGCCGCCCACTATGGCCTTGTCGTCCGCAAAGGCACGATCACCAGCAAGTTCATCAAACTCAGTACATATGCGCTCAATATAGTCATAGGTATAAGGACGCATTGGATGCCGCGCTATTTGAGATACCTGCCATGCGCCTAAGTTTGCAAATATTTTGCGACTTAATTCGGCACTTTTTTCTCGAAGTTTAGTGATCTCTTCTTCGATATTGAGATCGAATTCTCCCCCTTGATTGACCAGCCTTAACTCTTCAATCTTCGCTTCTAATTCTGCGATAGGTTTTTCGAATTCTAAAAAATTTACACTCATTGAACACCTAATAATAATTGTTTACAGCTTTCATTTGTTTACTTATATAAACGAATTAGTGAAATTCCAAGTCAACCTGAGGTTTACCCAATAGCTGTTGTAAGTCATATATTAACTCATCTTGGGGAGAAACATACCACTGCGCGCCCAAGGTTAAATCTACTTTTACGTCTGGATGTACATAATGTATCTGAACCGGACAACTGCCACCTTGATAAGGTTGCAAAATGGTTTGCATTTTAGCTAGAGTTGATGGATTACACCAGCTTGATTCTAAATGCACTTGCAAACCTTTGGCATTTTTCTCACGGGCTTGGACTAAGTCCATAACGTCACGTGCTGATATTGTATTGCCACCAGAGAATTCATCAAAGCTGACCTGTCCACTTATTACCAATATTTTGTCTGCTTGCAGCAATTCTTCGAACTGTTCAAGCATATCAGGGAAAAACCTAACATCAATTCTGGCGCTTTTATCATCTAATGTCACTAGTGCCCAACGACGACCACGTTTATTGGTCATCACCCTAACACCCAAGACTAAACCTACAGCGTACGCGATTTGGTCTCTGTTAGTTGGCTTTAGGTCAACTAAACGACAAGGCGCATAATGTTTGATTTCACTCAGGTACTGATTAATTGGATGACCGGTTAGATATAGTCCTAACGTAGTTTTCTCACCATCTAACCAGACTTTTTCTGGCCAATGAGGTACTTCAGCAAAGGCTTGTTGTACTTGCTCAGTCTCGGTGGTCAGCAAACCAAACATATCTGATTGCCCCGATGTTTTATTCTTAGCATGTTGACCGGCTGCGGCCAATGCGTCGGGTAAAGAAGACATTAATGACGCACGATGCGGGCCTAAATTATCTAATGCTCCTGCCAAGACTAATTTTTCTAAGATGCGCTTATTAATGCGTTTAAGGTCGACTTTGGCACAAAAATCAAATAAGTCACTGAATTTTCCGGTCTCTTCCCGCGCTTCGATAATCGCTTCGATAGGGCCTTCACCTACGCCTTTTATTGCACCTATGCCGTAAACAACGCGCCCTTCTTCATCCACCGTAAACTTACGGCTACCGGCATTAACATCGGGTGGTAATATGGTCAATCCCATGCGGTTACATTCATCAACCAGGGTCACAATTTTGTCTGAGTTATCCATATCCGCTGACATAACAGCAGCCATAAACTCAGCAGGATAATGAGTTTTAAGCCATAACGTTTGGTAAGACACTAAGGCGTAAGCTGCGGAGTGGGATTTGTTAAAACCATATCCAGCAAACTTTTCAACTAGGTCAAATATTTTAATCGCTAGAGTAGGATCAATGCCGTTTTCTTTGGCTCCAGTCTCGAATGACTCGCGCTGTTTCTCCATTTCCTCTAGGTTTTTCTTACCCATAGCACGGCGTAATAAATCTGCGCCACCCAAGCTATAACCCGACATGACCTGAGCAATCTGCATGACCTGCTCTTGATACAGGATAATGCCGTAGGTTGGTTGTAAGATTTCTTTTAAACATTCGTGTTGATATTCTGCATCAGGGTAAGAAACTTCTTCACGGCCATGCTTACGATCGATAAAGTTTTCAACCATGCCGGATTGTAATGGACCAGGCCTGAACAGTGCCACAAGTGCAATGATATCTTCAAATGAATCTGGTTTAAGGCGTTTAATCAACTCTTTCATACCACGGGATTCAAGCTGGAATACCGCTGTGGTTTCTGCATTTTGCAGTACCCTAAAACATTTTGCATCGACCAGAGGGATGGCAGCGATATCGACATCAATGCCTTTGCCCTCTTTGATCATATCAGTCGCCCACTGAATAATGGTCAGGGTACGTAATCCCAAGAAATCAAACTTAACCAGCCCTGCAGTCTCAACATCGTTTTTATCGAACTGAGTAACTGGGTTTTTACCTTCATCATCACAGTAAAGTGGTGCAAAATCGGTAATCAATGTGGGGGCAATCACTACGCCACCGGCATGTTTACCTGCGTTACGCGTGCAACCTTCCAGAATACGACACATGTCGATCAGCTCTTTGACATCTTCGTCTTGGCTGTATAACTCAGGTAAGCGCGGCTCTTCAAGAAAAGCTTTTTCTAACGTCATACCCGGAGTGGGTGGGATAAGTTTAGAGATCCTATCAACAAAACCATAAGGGTGCCCCAACACACGGCCCACATCGCGCACTACGGCTTTTGCCGCCATAGTACCGAAAGTAATGATTTGTGATACGGCATCGCGGCCATACATTTCGGCCACGTGATCAATTACCTCATCACGTCTGTCCATACAAAAATCGACATCGAAATCAGGCATAGATACCCGTTCAGGGTTTAAGAAACGTTCGAATAACAAGTCATATTCAAGTGGATCGAGGTCGGTGATATCCAGTGCATATGCCACTAATGAGCCAGCACCTGACCCTCGACCGGGGCCAACAGGAATATTATTGTCCTTACTCCATTGAATAAACTCCATCACGATCAAGAAATAACCGGGAAAACCCATTTGGTTGATAACCACAAGTTCAATGTCTAAGCGTTCATCATACTCAGGGCGTTTTTCTAAACGCACTTGCTCATCAGGAAACAAAAATGCCAGACGTCTTTCAAGACCTTCTTTGGAGACCTTGACTAAAAAGTCTTTGATATCCATTCCATCAGTCGGGAAATCAGGCAAAAAGTAGGTGCCAAGTTGAACTGTGACATTACAACGTTTGGCAATTTCTACTGTATTTTGAACGGCTTCTGGAATATCAGCAAATAGCTCTGACATTTCTTCAGAGGTACGTAAATATTGCTGTTCGGAGTATTCCTTAGGTCTGCGAGGATCGTTTAAAGTGAAACCATCATGGATAGCCACACGAATTTCGTGGGCATCAAAATATTGTCTATCCACAAAACAGACTTCGTTTGTAGCAACCACAGGCAAATCATATTGCTGCGCCCAATTTACAGCACTATGAATATAGTCTTCTTCTCCGTCCCTACCGGTGCGGGTTAATTCCAAATAAAACCGGTTAGGGAAGTGGTGTTGATAGAATTGAGTCACATTATGTGCAATATCCATATTGCCCTTAGTCAGCAACATACCTAAATCGCCTGCTTTGCCCCCTGATATTATAATCACGCCTTGGCTGTGCTCTACTAACCAATCTTTGTCAATAACTGCCCGGTCTTTAACACTGCCGCGTAAATACGCTTTGGAGACTAACAGTGTAATGTTTTTGTAGCCTTTGTTGTCCATAGCTAATAACGTTAGACGAAACAAAGTGCCTACTAACTCGTCGCTTTGCACCCAAAAATCCACGCCAATAATAGGTTTGATACCGTTAGCATGAGCTTGGCTATAAAATTTAACCAACCCACACATGTTCATTTGGTCGGTGATAGCAACGGCAGGCATACCCAGTTCTTTGACATGGGCGATAAGCGGTTTAACCTTGTTTAACCCATCCAACATGGAGTAATCGCTATGCACACGTAGATGTACAAAATTGACGGGGGTGGCTTGTAATTGTTGTGTCATTTAAGAACCTGCTAACTGGCCATCGCGCATAGCAAGAGATTGCTGCACTGGCTTAAAACTCATGCGATATTGAGGCAGTGGTCCAAACTCAGCGAGCTTAGCCAAATGAAATGGCGTGGGATAACCTTTATGTTTAGCAAAACCATATTCTGGGTGTTGTTGATCCAGCACTAACATTTCTTTATCACGTGTTACTTTTGCAATAATCGAAGCCGCTGATATTGCTGCAATTAAACCATCACCTTTAACAATGGCCTCACTAGAGTAATCCCACTTTGGACAACGGTTGCCATCAACCATCACATGAGTCGGTTGAATTGCTAATCCTTGTACCGCTCTAGTCATGGCAAGCATAGTGGCTTGTAAGATATTAAGCTGGTCAATTTCTTGGGGACTGGCTCGGCCTATTGACCAAGCTAAGGCATATTGCTTAATTTCAGCAGCTAAAACATCACGTTTTTTTTCAGATAGTTTTTTTGAATCGGCTAATCCAACAATTGTATATTGGGGATCTAGGATAACTGCAGCAGTGACCACGTCACCGACTAAAGGTCCTCGTCCGACTTCATCAACGCCTGCAATCAACTGAATCATTTCTTTAAATTGGCTCATGGCTGTTGCTCAATCAAGTTAGCCACAGCAGCGGCAGATTGCACGTCTGCGTCTTTTTTAAGTGATTCATGTAAAGCTTCAAATTTTGTTATAAGTACTTGTTGCTCGTCACCACCTTGCAAGGTCAACATAGGTAGTAATAACTCACTTATTCTCTGTGGTGTCACGTCGTTTTGCAACAACTCTGGAATTAACTTTTCATCGGCTAAAACATTGGGTAGAGCAAAATATTTAGCCTTATATAACCACTTCATCATTTGATACGTTATGCCGCTAAGTTTATAGGCTGTGACCATGTTTTTCTTACATAACATCGCTTCAAGAGTCGCCGTACCAGAAGCGAGTAATACTGCATCTGAGGCAATCATGACTTCTCTAGCATGGCCTATTACAACCTGTATCGACAAATCAGGATTGTGGGTCTGAATGTACTGGTCTACTTGGTCTTTTCGCTGCCGATTAACCACAGGTATTAATACGTTTAAGTCCGCTATATCCGTCTTTAATAACAAACAGGATTGGATAAAAACATCCAGTAATGTGTCGACTTCGCGCTTTCTACTGCCGGGTAACAGAGCTAGAACCGTTGAATTTTCTTTAAGTTTTAAAGAAAGACGAGCTTTTTGTATATCGGGCTTAATAGCAATGTCATCAGCCATGGTGTGACCAACATATTCACAAGGGATATGATGCTTGTCATACACTTGCTTTTCAAAGGGGAAAATACTCAATACTAAGTTGGTGGCTTTAGCTATCTTAAAAATTCGTTTTTCGCGCCATGCCCAAACGGTAGGGCTGACATATTGTACAGTTATAATACCCTGGTTTTTGAGCTTTAATTCTAGGCCTAAATTAAAATCGGGTGCATCAACGCCAATAAAGACATCGGGTGGATTAGTGAGAAAGTGATTTAACAACGTTTTGCGAACAAACATCAGTCTGCGAATACGCGATAAGACCTCAACCAATCCCATTACTGACAACTCCTCCATATCAAATAGACTTTGACAGCCTTGAGCCTGCATCTTTGGTCCGGCTATGCCTTCAAAAGTTGCATTGGGATATTGTTTCTTAAGTTGTTTTATTAGGCCCGCAGCCAGAATATCACCTGACGCTTCGCCGGCAACAATGCCTACTTTGAGTGCTTTCTCGCTCATAATTTAGCGAACTATGCCTCGAGCAGAGTGACTTACAAAATCAGCCATAAGTTTAACTTCTTGAACATCGCCAGCCAATTCCAACAATTTTTCAACTGCTTCTGTAGCTCGATTACTATTACGATACAAAATTTTATAACCACGTTTGATTTGCATAATGGTTTCACTAGAAAAACCACGACGTTTTAATCCTTCGGAATTAATACCGCGAGGTGTACCGTCGTTCCCTAACATAATATAAGGCGGTACATCAGCCAAAATAATGGCTCCACCACCAATAAAGCTATGGTCACCAATGTGACAAAATTGGTGAGCTGCAGTCAAACCGCCCATAATAACCCAATCACCAATGTGAACATGCCCTGCAAGCGTTGCGCCAGTTGCTAATATGCTATTATCGCCAATAGCACAATCATGGGCTACATGTACAAAACACATCAGTAAATTATTAGAACCGATCCTAGTAACGCCTTCATCCTGAATAGTGCCTCGGTGAACAGTTACCGACTCACGGATAATATTGTTGTCACCAATAATGAGTTCAGTAGGCTCACCAGCATATTTTTTATCCTGACAATCTTCGCCAACAGAGGCAAACTGATAAATATGATTACCTTGACCGATGCTGGTTTTGCCTTTCACTACCACATGAGATTCAAGCACCGTGTTATCGCCTATGCTGACATCTGCGTCAATTAGGCAAAATGCACCAACTGAAACATTCTTACCCAGTTTAACAGTGGGATGGATAATGGCAGTAGAATGGATCACCTGTTACATTCTCCTCATGGCACACATAAATTCGGCTTCACATGCAGCTTTACCATCAACGCTAGCCACACCATGAAACTTCCAAATTCCGCGACGTTCTTTAATTAACCTTACTTCCATATCCATGCGATCGCCCGGCACAACCGGCATTTTGAAACGGGCCTTGTCGATACCGGCATATAGATATAGATCGTCAGAGTTACCCGCCGTCTTAAAACCTAAGACACCAGCAGCCTGTGCTAATGCTTCTAAGATCATAACGCCTGGGAAAATTGGTTTGCCTGGAAAATGCCCAGTAAAGCAAGGTTCGTTAAAAGTGATGTTTTTATAAGCGGATATAGACTCATTGAGAGTGTAATCTGTCACTCTATCTACTAACAAGAAAGGATAACGATGGGGAAGCAACGCCATGATATCTTCTATTTCTAGAGTGTTTACATTATTGGCCAAAAGGTGTTCTCCTAAACTAACCAGTCGGTAGCTAAATCACTACTGCTGCTGGCTTTTTTCCAATGTTTTGACACGTTGATTAAGGCTAGTAATATTTCGTAATGCTACTGTATTTTTACGCCATTCTCTGTTGGCATAAGCAGGTATGCCAGATGAATAAACGCCAGGCTCTGAAATACTTTTAGTGACCATACTCATGCCAGTAAAAACCACATTGTCACAAACGGTAATGTGGCCATTAATGCCGACTAAACCCGCCATGCTACAGTTTTTACCTATAACAGTGCTGCCTGCAATCACAGAACAAGCCGCCATTGCAGTATTCTCACCAATTTCAACATTATGGGCAATTTGACATTGATTGTCGATGATCACCCCATCGGCCAAAATAGTATTGTCTAACGCGCCACGATCAATGGTAGTGCTGGCGCCAATTTCAACTCTGTTACCGATGATAACAGTGCCCAGTTGCGGTATTTTAATCCAGTGGCCGTTGTCATTTGCGTAACCAAAACCATCACTACCAATGACAGTGTTAGCTTGTATCAAACAATCTGTGCCTATTATCACTTCATGATAAATAGACACATTGGCCCATAACTTCGTATTGACACCTATCTGGGCGTTTATACCAACAAAACAGCCCGCGCC
Coding sequences:
- the tilS gene encoding tRNA lysidine(34) synthetase TilS, giving the protein MSVLNTLREQLRCEPLLSATHIVVAYSGGVDSHVLLHALQLAREHAKLDFQLSAIHIHHGLSQHADQWQAHCQQVCSQLDIAFQTANVSVVALRRQSLEAQAREARYSKLVELAPVNSQVILAQHQDDQLETFLLQLKRGAGPKGLSAMNREWVVNYRLQPDKRVGFYRPLLDTTQQAILDYAQQHNLKWCEDESNQNTDFERNFLRHDVLPILQHRWPEISRSVARSAALCAQQQGLLDEICYNKLKSIQASANSLYLTELKPLSSSWLHQLVRYWLSELGIQSPSLTVLNQLRPEVLDAAEDATPILQWNGWQFRRFDQQLFVIRASLQKATLNKIWQGENTVSLPNNMGDLTFIQAASSQADSPQDDDMSQLTVNPNLGPISFRFGGYSARFKPAVSSHSKPIKQWFKQWKVAPWLRDSVLLVIQNEQVLAVLLDGSWQCAKALDSNLKNDSILQIVHVRVEGSKA
- the fabZ gene encoding 3-hydroxyacyl-ACP dehydratase FabZ, translated to MANNVNTLEIEDIMALLPHRYPFLLVDRVTDYTLNESISAYKNITFNEPCFTGHFPGKPIFPGVMILEALAQAAGVLGFKTAGNSDDLYLYAGIDKARFKMPVVPGDRMDMEVRLIKERRGIWKFHGVASVDGKAACEAEFMCAMRRM
- a CDS encoding DUF6445 family protein; the encoded protein is MYYSLVVIDDFLDAVDALRAKALSAVYPMPEEQTYFPGRNAQEAVFVDGLDPLISEIVGEKLVAATGNSHGKFRMALAGEQGKGGVHIDQCYWSGILYLSKDEDCVGGTDFYRNKETKSDTAPLNKEQLKNMGFNNHQEFWDDLKANGQDVEQWQLTSHIPMKYNRLVLFRPWLFHNAGPGFGDSVENGRIIYPLFYNNQ
- the dnaE gene encoding DNA polymerase III subunit alpha; the encoded protein is MTQQLQATPVNFVHLRVHSDYSMLDGLNKVKPLIAHVKELGMPAVAITDQMNMCGLVKFYSQAHANGIKPIIGVDFWVQSDELVGTLFRLTLLAMDNKGYKNITLLVSKAYLRGSVKDRAVIDKDWLVEHSQGVIIISGGKAGDLGMLLTKGNMDIAHNVTQFYQHHFPNRFYLELTRTGRDGEEDYIHSAVNWAQQYDLPVVATNEVCFVDRQYFDAHEIRVAIHDGFTLNDPRRPKEYSEQQYLRTSEEMSELFADIPEAVQNTVEIAKRCNVTVQLGTYFLPDFPTDGMDIKDFLVKVSKEGLERRLAFLFPDEQVRLEKRPEYDERLDIELVVINQMGFPGYFLIVMEFIQWSKDNNIPVGPGRGSGAGSLVAYALDITDLDPLEYDLLFERFLNPERVSMPDFDVDFCMDRRDEVIDHVAEMYGRDAVSQIITFGTMAAKAVVRDVGRVLGHPYGFVDRISKLIPPTPGMTLEKAFLEEPRLPELYSQDEDVKELIDMCRILEGCTRNAGKHAGGVVIAPTLITDFAPLYCDDEGKNPVTQFDKNDVETAGLVKFDFLGLRTLTIIQWATDMIKEGKGIDVDIAAIPLVDAKCFRVLQNAETTAVFQLESRGMKELIKRLKPDSFEDIIALVALFRPGPLQSGMVENFIDRKHGREEVSYPDAEYQHECLKEILQPTYGIILYQEQVMQIAQVMSGYSLGGADLLRRAMGKKNLEEMEKQRESFETGAKENGIDPTLAIKIFDLVEKFAGYGFNKSHSAAYALVSYQTLWLKTHYPAEFMAAVMSADMDNSDKIVTLVDECNRMGLTILPPDVNAGSRKFTVDEEGRVVYGIGAIKGVGEGPIEAIIEAREETGKFSDLFDFCAKVDLKRINKRILEKLVLAGALDNLGPHRASLMSSLPDALAAAGQHAKNKTSGQSDMFGLLTTETEQVQQAFAEVPHWPEKVWLDGEKTTLGLYLTGHPINQYLSEIKHYAPCRLVDLKPTNRDQIAYAVGLVLGVRVMTNKRGRRWALVTLDDKSARIDVRFFPDMLEQFEELLQADKILVISGQVSFDEFSGGNTISARDVMDLVQAREKNAKGLQVHLESSWCNPSTLAKMQTILQPYQGGSCPVQIHYVHPDVKVDLTLGAQWYVSPQDELIYDLQQLLGKPQVDLEFH
- the lpxD gene encoding UDP-3-O-(3-hydroxymyristoyl)glucosamine N-acyltransferase; this encodes MGGVLSHAISLIKLAQSIGARLHLAGADTQDTLINGLSTLVKAGNGQISFLSNKKYRSQLQDTQAQAVILHPDELSHCNCSALVMNNPYVGFAKAAQLLDTTPEPAYDISPHAVISENAELGKHVKIGANAVIEAGVKLGDNVVIGAGCFVGINAQIGVNTKLWANVSIYHEVIIGTDCLIQANTVIGSDGFGYANDNGHWIKIPQLGTVIIGNRVEIGASTTIDRGALDNTILADGVIIDNQCQIAHNVEIGENTAMAACSVIAGSTVIGKNCSMAGLVGINGHITVCDNVVFTGMSMVTKSISEPGVYSSGIPAYANREWRKNTVALRNITSLNQRVKTLEKSQQQ
- the accA gene encoding acetyl-CoA carboxylase carboxyl transferase subunit alpha, yielding MSVNFLEFEKPIAELEAKIEELRLVNQGGEFDLNIEEEITKLREKSAELSRKIFANLGAWQVSQIARHPMRPYTYDYIERICTEFDELAGDRAFADDKAIVGGLAKIDGQPVLIIGHQKGRDTKEKIKRNFGMPKPEGYRKALRLMEMAERFNLPILTFIDTPGAYPGVGAEERGQSEAIARNLKVMSGLKVPIICTVIGEGGSGGALAIGVGDRVNMLQYSTYSVISPEGCASILWKSAEKAPQAAEAMGVSAGQIKELGLINQIVSEPLGGAHRDYDSMAANLKATLKQQLAQLGSLSTEELLSQRYERLMSFGYC
- the lpxA gene encoding acyl-ACP--UDP-N-acetylglucosamine O-acyltransferase yields the protein MIHSTAIIHPTVKLGKNVSVGAFCLIDADVSIGDNTVLESHVVVKGKTSIGQGNHIYQFASVGEDCQDKKYAGEPTELIIGDNNIIRESVTVHRGTIQDEGVTRIGSNNLLMCFVHVAHDCAIGDNSILATGATLAGHVHIGDWVIMGGLTAAHQFCHIGDHSFIGGGAIILADVPPYIMLGNDGTPRGINSEGLKRRGFSSETIMQIKRGYKILYRNSNRATEAVEKLLELAGDVQEVKLMADFVSHSARGIVR
- the rnhB gene encoding ribonuclease HII, which translates into the protein MIQLIAGVDEVGRGPLVGDVVTAAVILDPQYTIVGLADSKKLSEKKRDVLAAEIKQYALAWSIGRASPQEIDQLNILQATMLAMTRAVQGLAIQPTHVMVDGNRCPKWDYSSEAIVKGDGLIAAISAASIIAKVTRDKEMLVLDQQHPEYGFAKHKGYPTPFHLAKLAEFGPLPQYRMSFKPVQQSLAMRDGQLAGS
- the lpxB gene encoding lipid-A-disaccharide synthase, whose amino-acid sequence is MSEKALKVGIVAGEASGDILAAGLIKQLKKQYPNATFEGIAGPKMQAQGCQSLFDMEELSVMGLVEVLSRIRRLMFVRKTLLNHFLTNPPDVFIGVDAPDFNLGLELKLKNQGIITVQYVSPTVWAWREKRIFKIAKATNLVLSIFPFEKQVYDKHHIPCEYVGHTMADDIAIKPDIQKARLSLKLKENSTVLALLPGSRKREVDTLLDVFIQSCLLLKTDIADLNVLIPVVNRQRKDQVDQYIQTHNPDLSIQVVIGHAREVMIASDAVLLASGTATLEAMLCKKNMVTAYKLSGITYQMMKWLYKAKYFALPNVLADEKLIPELLQNDVTPQRISELLLPMLTLQGGDEQQVLITKFEALHESLKKDADVQSAAAVANLIEQQP